One part of the Gossypium raimondii isolate GPD5lz chromosome 1, ASM2569854v1, whole genome shotgun sequence genome encodes these proteins:
- the LOC105773725 gene encoding LOW QUALITY PROTEIN: probable galacturonosyltransferase 3 (The sequence of the model RefSeq protein was modified relative to this genomic sequence to represent the inferred CDS: substituted 1 base at 1 genomic stop codon), producing MAAASRTVWSFDSLLLITCFLLVISSIIIVDAEISDNRTIGRALKAYRLPKDRKGREASSAAYMSNDNEKDLDIIATYSDVSGTIRTCRVKMKDLSASWVLENPINVDKVQXFTSQVLKLKDTYQTSTPFQENVEQSTDDQQFQEGEILSHRQTYWSPVKFKRQILRQKRRDLRTAELVRQDKEVDKEMQAMEAIESLKNMDTVVKGKYSIWRKDFENPNADSTLKLMRDQIIMAEVYANIALSKKQTVIYNSLLKQIMESLNVIGEANSDADLHPSSLDRAKEMGHALSVAKDELYDCCTVERKLRAMLLTTEDNLESQKKRSAFLIQLAAKTVPKPLHCLSLQLSADYYFHGYYQTKQEPYNEKLEDPSLYHYAIFSDNVLATSVVVNSTVLHANEPEKHVFHLVTDKLNFAAMKMWFLVNSPENATIQVDNIDDFKWMNSSYCSVLRQLESVRIKDYYFKANHPSTLSDGADHLKYRNPKYLSILNHLRFYLPEVHPKLDKILFLDDDIVVQKDLTPLWDVDLKGMVNGAVETCKESFHRFDKYLNFSNPIIIENFDPNACGWAFGMNIFDLKEWRKRNITAIYHHWQDLNDDRTLWKLGTLPPGLITFYNLTHPLDRKWHVLGLGYDPALNRTEIENAAVIHYNGNYKPWLDLAVSKYQSYWSKYVSSDNYYLQRCNISE from the exons ATGGCAGCAGCTTCAAGGACTGTATGGAGCTTCGATTCCTTGCTACTCATCACTTGTTTCCTACTC GTTATTTCCAGTATTATCATTGTGGATGCTGAAATATCAGATAACAGAACGAT TGGAAGAGCACTCAAAGCTTATCGGCTGCCGAAAGACAGAAAg GGAAGGGAAGCTTCCTCTGCGGCTTACATGTCCAATGACAATGAGAAG GATCTTGACATAATTGCAACATACAGTGATGTTTCGGGCACTATTAGAACATGTAGGGTGAAAATGAAGGACCTTTCTGCTTCATGGGTTCTCGAAAACCCTATCAATGTTGACAAAGTACAG TAATTTACTTCCCAGGTACTTAAGCTGAAAGATACATACCAAACTAGCACACCATTTCAAGAAAATGTTGAACAGTCCACCGATGATCAACAATTTCAAGAAGGTGAAATTCTAAGTCATCGACAGACATACTGGAGCCCTGTGAAGTTCAAGCGTCAG ATATTGCGGCAAAAAAGGAGGGATCTCCGTACTGCAGAACTTGTTCGCCAAGATAAAGAAGTTGATAAAGAGATGCAAGCAATGGAAGCAATTGAGAGCTTGAAAAATATGGACACTGTTGTGAAGGGAAAATACAGTATATGGAGAAAAGATTTCGAAAATCCTAATGCTGATTCTACCTTGAAGCTTATGCGTGACCAGATTATTATGGCCGAAGTATATGCAAACATTGCTTTGTCTAAGAAACAAACTGTTATTTACAATTCTCTTTTGAAGCAAATCATGGAAAGTCTAAATGTTATTGGAGAAGCTAACTCCGATGCTGATCTTCATCCTAG TTCACTTGATCGTGCAAAAGAAATGGGGCATGCATTATCTGTAGCAAAAGATGAACTCTATGATTGCTGCACAGTTGAAAGAAAACTTCGAGCCATGCTTCTAACAACAGAAGACAATTTAGAATCACAGAAGAAAAGAAGCGCCTTCTTGATTCAATTAGCTGCAAAAACTGTCCCGAAGCCATTGCATTGCCTATCTCTGCAACTATCAGCCGACTACTACTTTCATGGATATTATCAAACCAAGCAAGAACCATACAACGAAAAGCTCGAAGACCCTTCGTTATACCATTACGCCATCTTTTCCGATAACGTATTAGCAACATCAGTGGTCGTCAATTCAACGGTGTTGCACGCAAACGAGCCTGAGAAACATGTTTTCCATTTAGTGACTGATAAACTGAATTTCGCCGCCATGAAAATGTGGTTCTTGGTGAATTCTCCCGAGAATGCGACGATTCAAGTCGACAACATCGATGATTTCAAGTGGATGAATTCGTCTTACTGTTCGGTTCTTCGACAACTCGAATCTGTAAGGATTAAAGATTATTATTTCAAGGCGAATCATCCTTCGACTCTGTCTGATGGAGCTGATCACCTCAAGTATAGGAACCCGAAGTATTTGTCTATTCTGAATCATCTTAGGTTTTACCTACCTGAAGTACATCCAAAGCTGGATAAAATCTTGTTTTTGGATGATGATATTGTGGTTCAAAAGGATTTGACACCTCTTTGGGATGTTGATCTGAAAGGGATggtgaatggtgcagtggagacATGTAAAGAAAGCTTTCATAGATTTGATAAGTATCTCAACTTCTCTAATCCGATAATCATAGAGAATTTCGATCCCAATGCTTGTGGTTGGGCATTTGGAATGAATATTTTTGATTTGAAGGAGTGGAGAAAGCGAAACATCACTGCTATATATCATCATTGGCAAGATTTG AATGATGATAGAACTCTTTGGAAGCTTGGCACATTGCCACCAGGGTTGATCACTTTCTACAACTTGACTCATCCACTGGATCGAAAATGGCACGTATTAGGACTCGGTTACGATCCGGCCTTAAACCGAACCGAGATCGAAAATGCAGCCGTCATCCATTATAATGGAAACTATAAGCCATGGTTGGATCTAGCAGTCTCCAAGTACCAATCATACTGGTCTAAATATGTAAGTTCTGATAACTATTACCTTCAACGCTGCAACATAAGTGAGTAA